In the genome of Populus trichocarpa isolate Nisqually-1 chromosome 6, P.trichocarpa_v4.1, whole genome shotgun sequence, one region contains:
- the LOC18099953 gene encoding transcription factor bHLH35 isoform X1 yields the protein MESIENIGEEYQNYWETKMFLQNEEFDSWAIDEAFSGYYDSSSPDGAASSAASKNIVSERNRRKRLNERLFALRAVVPNISKMDKASIIKDAIDYIQELHKQERRIQAEILELESGKLKKDPGFDVFEQELPALLRSKKKKIDDRFCDFGGSKNFSRIELLELRVAYMGEKTLLVSLTCSKRTDTMVKLCEVFESLRVKIITANITTVSGRVLKTVFIEADEEEKDNLKTRIETAIAALNDPLSPMSM from the exons ATGGAATCTATTGAGAATATTGGTGAAGAATACCAAAATTACTGGGAAACAAAAATGTTTCTCCAAAATGAGGAGTTTGATAG TTGGGCAATAGATGAGGCTTTTTCAGGGTACTATGACTCAAGTTCGCCGGACGGAGCAGCTTCATCGGCAGCCTCTAAGAATATTGTTTCAGAAAGGAACAGAAGGAAGAGACTCAATGAAAGACTCTTCGCACTTAGAGCCGTGGTCCCCAACATTAGTAAG ATGGACAAGGCATCAATAATCAAAGACGCTATTGATTACATCCAAGAATTGCATAAACAAGAGAGAAGAATTCAAGCTGAAATATTGGAACTAGAATCTGGGAAATTGAAGAAAGATCCGGGTTTTGATGTATTTGAGCAAGAGCTACCAGCGCTTCTGAgatccaagaaaaagaaaattgatgatCGATTCTGTGATTTTGGAGGATCCAAGAATTTTTCTCGTATTGAACTTCTTGAA CTAAGGGTTGCTTACATGGGAGAGAAGACATTATTAGTGAGCTTGACATGTAGTAAAAGAACAGATACAATGGTGAAACTTTGTGAGGTTTTTGAATCTTTGAGAGTCAAAATTATTACAGCTAATATCACAACTGTCTCGGGCAGAGTATTGAAGACAGTCTTCATCGAG GCagatgaagaagagaaggaTAATTTGAAGACAAGAATTGAAACAGCTATCGCAGCTCTTAATGATCCTCTAAGTCCTATGAGCATGTAA
- the LOC18099953 gene encoding transcription factor bHLH35 isoform X2, translated as MRSLIGSWAIDEAFSGYYDSSSPDGAASSAASKNIVSERNRRKRLNERLFALRAVVPNISKMDKASIIKDAIDYIQELHKQERRIQAEILELESGKLKKDPGFDVFEQELPALLRSKKKKIDDRFCDFGGSKNFSRIELLELRVAYMGEKTLLVSLTCSKRTDTMVKLCEVFESLRVKIITANITTVSGRVLKTVFIEADEEEKDNLKTRIETAIAALNDPLSPMSM; from the exons ATGAGGAGTTTGATAG gtagTTGGGCAATAGATGAGGCTTTTTCAGGGTACTATGACTCAAGTTCGCCGGACGGAGCAGCTTCATCGGCAGCCTCTAAGAATATTGTTTCAGAAAGGAACAGAAGGAAGAGACTCAATGAAAGACTCTTCGCACTTAGAGCCGTGGTCCCCAACATTAGTAAG ATGGACAAGGCATCAATAATCAAAGACGCTATTGATTACATCCAAGAATTGCATAAACAAGAGAGAAGAATTCAAGCTGAAATATTGGAACTAGAATCTGGGAAATTGAAGAAAGATCCGGGTTTTGATGTATTTGAGCAAGAGCTACCAGCGCTTCTGAgatccaagaaaaagaaaattgatgatCGATTCTGTGATTTTGGAGGATCCAAGAATTTTTCTCGTATTGAACTTCTTGAA CTAAGGGTTGCTTACATGGGAGAGAAGACATTATTAGTGAGCTTGACATGTAGTAAAAGAACAGATACAATGGTGAAACTTTGTGAGGTTTTTGAATCTTTGAGAGTCAAAATTATTACAGCTAATATCACAACTGTCTCGGGCAGAGTATTGAAGACAGTCTTCATCGAG GCagatgaagaagagaaggaTAATTTGAAGACAAGAATTGAAACAGCTATCGCAGCTCTTAATGATCCTCTAAGTCCTATGAGCATGTAA